In Desulfovibrio legallii, one genomic interval encodes:
- a CDS encoding FAD/NAD(P)-binding protein, giving the protein MQGNPYKPMPATVAEVIQETGNIKTLRVVLDDPETMRNFTYEPGQVGQLSVFGAGESTFVINSPPSQKDYLQFSVMQAGEVTAAIHRLSPGDKVGVRAPLGNFFPYNDWKGKDIFFVGGGIGMAPIRTIMLHLLEHRADYGKINLLYGARSPRDMAFSYETEDWLRRPDLDCTLCIDAPFDGWEHKVGLIPNVLLEINPKPDNCVAVLCGPPIMIKFTVQALQKLNFAPENIVTTLEKRMKCGIGICGRCNIGGRYVCVDGPVFTWKQLQELPPEL; this is encoded by the coding sequence ATGCAGGGCAACCCCTATAAGCCCATGCCCGCCACCGTGGCTGAAGTTATCCAGGAAACCGGCAATATCAAAACCCTGCGCGTGGTGTTGGACGACCCCGAAACCATGCGCAACTTTACCTATGAGCCCGGCCAGGTGGGGCAGCTTTCCGTGTTCGGCGCGGGCGAATCCACCTTTGTCATCAATTCCCCGCCGTCCCAGAAGGACTACCTGCAGTTTTCCGTCATGCAGGCGGGCGAAGTGACTGCGGCCATCCACCGCCTCTCCCCCGGCGACAAGGTGGGCGTGCGCGCCCCCCTGGGCAACTTCTTTCCCTACAACGACTGGAAGGGTAAAGATATCTTTTTCGTGGGCGGCGGCATCGGCATGGCCCCCATCCGCACCATCATGCTCCACCTGCTGGAGCACCGGGCGGACTACGGCAAAATCAACCTGCTCTATGGCGCGCGCAGCCCCCGCGACATGGCCTTCAGCTACGAAACCGAAGACTGGCTGCGCCGCCCCGATCTGGACTGCACCCTGTGCATCGACGCCCCCTTTGACGGCTGGGAACACAAGGTGGGCCTCATCCCCAACGTGCTTCTGGAAATCAACCCCAAGCCGGACAATTGCGTGGCCGTGCTCTGCGGACCGCCCATCATGATCAAATTCACCGTGCAGGCCCTGCAAAAACTCAACTTTGCGCCTGAAAACATCGTCACCACCCTGGAAAAACGCATGAAATGCGGCATCGGCATCTGCGGACGCTGCAATATCGGCGGTCGCTACGTCTGTGTGGACGGCCCCGTCTTTACCTGGAAACAACTTCAGGAACTTCCGCCTGAATTGTAA
- a CDS encoding 4Fe-4S dicluster domain-containing protein, which produces MSTFRFVTPDGLPAFLAYLSQNGRRVLAPVEKPADKLSVVFEPWQEGKPFTLTKATVPAKEAVLPQCETLVRYKKTKDPENPERVSMSLDDTPEAQPTVVFACRPCDARGYATLDRPYLKGPYADPYYKARREQLAVITLTCPCGCNTCFCHWVGGGPTSPEGSDVLMTEIEGGYVLQAITPKGAELLEASDLKDGAELFPKAEAARKAAWASLEPAPNLKEAPQKVAARFTDVDFWQRWTDRCLSCGACTYFCPTCYCFTITDEGEGLSEKGGRRLRSWDNCMSSLFTREASGHNPRMLKALRMRNRVSHKFSTYPENWGVFSCNGCGRCISNCPVCLDIRAIVLAAMDEGQSPKE; this is translated from the coding sequence ATGAGCACCTTCCGCTTTGTTACCCCTGACGGTCTGCCCGCTTTTCTGGCCTACCTCTCGCAAAACGGCCGCCGGGTGCTGGCGCCGGTGGAAAAACCGGCGGACAAGCTCTCGGTGGTCTTCGAGCCCTGGCAGGAAGGCAAGCCCTTTACCCTGACCAAAGCCACTGTGCCCGCCAAGGAAGCCGTGCTGCCCCAGTGCGAAACCCTGGTGCGCTACAAAAAAACCAAAGACCCCGAAAACCCCGAACGTGTCTCCATGAGCCTGGACGACACGCCCGAAGCCCAGCCCACCGTAGTCTTCGCCTGTCGCCCCTGCGACGCGCGCGGCTATGCCACCCTGGACCGCCCCTACCTTAAAGGCCCCTACGCCGACCCCTACTACAAGGCCCGGCGCGAACAGCTGGCGGTGATCACCCTCACCTGTCCCTGCGGCTGCAACACCTGTTTCTGCCACTGGGTGGGCGGCGGCCCCACCTCTCCCGAAGGTTCGGACGTGCTCATGACCGAAATCGAGGGCGGCTATGTGCTCCAGGCCATCACGCCCAAGGGCGCGGAACTGCTGGAGGCCTCTGACCTCAAAGACGGAGCGGAGCTCTTCCCCAAAGCCGAAGCCGCCCGCAAAGCGGCCTGGGCCAGCCTGGAGCCCGCGCCAAATCTTAAAGAAGCCCCGCAAAAAGTGGCCGCCCGCTTTACGGATGTGGACTTCTGGCAGCGCTGGACAGACCGCTGCCTCTCCTGCGGCGCGTGCACCTACTTCTGCCCCACTTGCTACTGCTTCACCATCACCGACGAGGGCGAAGGCCTGAGCGAGAAGGGCGGACGCCGCCTGCGCAGCTGGGACAACTGCATGTCCTCTCTGTTCACGCGGGAGGCCAGCGGCCACAACCCCCGCATGCTCAAGGCGCTGCGCATGCGCAACCGCGTGTCGCACAAATTCTCCACCTATCCTGAAAACTGGGGCGTCTTCTCCTGCAACGGCTGCGGCCGCTGCATCAGCAACTGCCCCGTCTGCCTGGACATCCGCGCCATTGTGCTGGCCGCCATGGATGAAGGGCAGAGCCCCAAGGAGTAG
- a CDS encoding hydrogenase iron-sulfur subunit, with product MPVLTGKELRIVGFLCNWCSYGGADTAGVARATQPTDLRIIRVPCSGRIDPLFIVKALLNGADGVLVSGCHPRDCHYAAGNFYARRRLEVLKQFLPVLGIDERRFEYTWVSASEGQRWQQVVTVFTDRIHKLGPAPRLENADPLLEVADMALKSLRPLGTGQKAALDDLKEAIKAKLPELDCVIGWQQGYDAAHTVPLFMRTPEDVDKLVWGPFNVNNPAVYLPSFKGKKVGVVVKGCDSRSVVELLQENLIRREDVTIFALPCEGTLDMARVNQDLGRYTKIDSVSYDEAGVTITADGKEHRFCITDYAQGKCYGCTTPSAVLADTRLGEPVKVEPGPCTPPELALLDSMSLDQRLGFWKAQMDRCLRCYACRNACPMCVCRDFCVSDSRDPHWMSQEDSAKEKLFFQTIHALHLAGRCTGCGECQRACPVGIPILALRQQIARAVGQLFDGYKPGLNPDDTPPLLGYEVVEKNIHERDWK from the coding sequence GCCGCATCGACCCCCTGTTCATCGTCAAGGCCCTGCTCAACGGCGCGGACGGCGTACTGGTTTCCGGCTGCCACCCGCGCGACTGCCACTACGCCGCGGGCAACTTCTACGCCCGCCGCCGCCTGGAAGTGCTCAAGCAGTTCCTGCCCGTGCTGGGCATTGATGAACGTCGCTTTGAATACACCTGGGTTTCCGCCTCCGAAGGCCAGCGCTGGCAGCAGGTGGTGACGGTCTTCACTGACCGCATCCACAAACTGGGGCCCGCCCCCAGGCTGGAAAACGCCGACCCCCTGCTGGAAGTGGCCGACATGGCCCTCAAGTCCCTGCGGCCTTTGGGCACAGGGCAGAAGGCCGCCCTGGACGACCTCAAAGAGGCCATCAAGGCCAAGCTGCCAGAACTGGACTGCGTCATCGGCTGGCAGCAGGGCTACGACGCGGCCCACACCGTGCCCCTGTTCATGCGCACGCCCGAAGACGTGGACAAGCTGGTCTGGGGGCCCTTTAACGTCAACAACCCCGCCGTGTACCTGCCGTCCTTCAAAGGCAAGAAGGTGGGCGTGGTGGTCAAGGGCTGCGATTCCCGCTCTGTGGTGGAACTGCTGCAGGAAAATCTCATCCGCCGCGAGGACGTGACCATCTTTGCCCTGCCCTGCGAGGGTACCCTGGATATGGCCCGCGTCAATCAGGATTTGGGCCGCTACACCAAGATCGACAGCGTCAGCTACGACGAGGCCGGCGTGACCATCACCGCCGACGGCAAGGAACACCGCTTCTGCATCACGGACTACGCCCAGGGCAAGTGCTACGGCTGTACCACGCCGTCGGCCGTGCTGGCCGACACGCGCCTGGGCGAACCCGTCAAGGTGGAACCCGGCCCCTGTACCCCGCCGGAACTGGCCCTGCTGGATTCCATGAGCCTGGACCAGCGCCTGGGCTTCTGGAAGGCGCAGATGGACCGCTGCCTGCGCTGCTACGCCTGCCGCAACGCCTGCCCCATGTGCGTGTGCCGCGACTTCTGCGTTTCAGACAGCCGCGACCCCCACTGGATGTCACAGGAAGATTCGGCCAAAGAAAAACTCTTTTTCCAGACCATCCACGCCCTGCACCTGGCCGGGCGCTGCACGGGCTGCGGCGAATGCCAGCGGGCCTGCCCCGTGGGCATCCCCATTCTGGCCTTGCGCCAGCAGATAGCCCGCGCCGTGGGCCAGCTCTTTGACGGCTACAAGCCCGGCCTCAACCCGGACGACACGCCGCCCCTGCTGGGCTATGAAGTGGTTGAAAAGAATATTCATGAGAGGGACTGGAAATGA